A single region of the Pristis pectinata isolate sPriPec2 chromosome 23, sPriPec2.1.pri, whole genome shotgun sequence genome encodes:
- the zdhhc12a gene encoding palmitoyltransferase ZDHHC12-A, with protein sequence MFRKVLSAGFLVRALHAALTWAVTLVLFLYRTDLRQSEEHGEFLQPIAFLLLVLCSMLLYFITSLMDPGYVTFDDELKVSQSNHCVWDDKEQMVPVIQKAQRLRRCGYCMVQQPMRSKHCQSCQHCVRRYDHHCPWIENCVGERNHRFFMLYLMVQLTVLLWAFHIAWSGFCTEPEWKDWLRVNMFLLLAFIIISICTVVVMLLLVSHLYLVSSNTTTWEFMSRHRISYLKHCSSEENPFDQGILGNLWMFFCVCKTVAWERIYFRENDELV encoded by the exons ATGTTCCGGAAGGTTCTCTCCGCCGGCTTCCTGGTGCGGGCCCTTCACGCGGCGCTGACGTGGGCGGTGACGTTGGTTCTCTTCCTGTATAGAACGG ATCTGAGGCAGAGTGAGGAGCATGGTGAGTTCCTACAGCCAATTGCCTTCCTCCTGCTCGTTCTCTGTTCAATGTTACTGTACTTCATCACCTCCCTGATGGATCCAGGATATGTCACATTTGATGATGAATTGAAG GTGTCGCAATCGAACCATTGTGTTTGGGATGATAAGGAACAGATGGTGCCTGTGATACAGAAAGCCCAGAGACTGAGGCGCTGTGGCTACTGCATGGTCCAG CAGCCCATGCGGTCTAAACATTGCCAGTCCTGTCAACACTGTGTGCGGCGATATGACCACCACTGCCCATGGATCGAGAACTGTGTGGGGGAGAGAAATCATCGCTTCTTTATGCTCTACCTGATGGTGCAATTGACCGTCCTGTTGTGGGCTTTCCACATTGCCTG GTCTGGATTTTGTACTGAACCCGAATGGAAAGACTGGCTCCGTGTAAATATGTTCCTGCTGCTGGCATTTATCATCATCAGCATTTGTACTGTGGTGGTTATGCTGTTATTGGTATCACACTTGTATCTGGTGTCTAGCAATACCACAACGTGGGAGTTCATGTCCCGCCATCGCATCTCCTACCTCAAACATTGCAGCTCAGAGGAAAATCCATTTGACCAGGGCATTCTTGGAAATTTGTGGATGTTTTTCTGTGTGTGTAagacagttgcatgggaaaggaTTTATTTTCGAGAGAATGATGAGCTTGTTTAG